Proteins from a single region of Diorhabda sublineata isolate icDioSubl1.1 chromosome 2, icDioSubl1.1, whole genome shotgun sequence:
- the LOC130453201 gene encoding uncharacterized protein LOC130453201 yields MNRVTHLSEREAERITELVGQGQSYREVANLFGVHHTTIVRLMQIFRETGSHSRSPGQGRPSILTPRDERFLQLNSLRNRSMASVELNTLLLEVRNVNISDRSIRRHLQIAGLHNKKALHVPLLTRRHRVAGLRFAKQHLD; encoded by the coding sequence atgaatagagttaCGCATTTAAGTGAACGCGAAGCTGAAAGAATAACCGAGTTAGTTGGACAGGGACAAAGTTATCGTGAAGTGGCAAATCTGTTTGgcgtacaccacacaaccattgTCAGATTGATGCAAATTTTTCGAGAGACCGGTTCACATTCTAGGAGCCCTGGACAAGGACGTCCTTCAATTTTAACTCCTCGAGATGAacgttttttgcaattaaattcattaagaaatcggtCAATGGCAAGTGTCGAGCTCAACACCCTTTTACTAGAAgtccgaaatgtaaatatctctgatagatcaataagaAGACACCTTCAGATTGCTGGTCTACACAACAAAAAAGCTCTCCACGTACCTTTGCTAACCAGGCGGCATCGTGTTGCTGGACTAAGATTTGCAAAGCAACATTtagattga